The DNA region tgaataattatgatgtagaataaataatattttcgtggctataaaaaaattcgctaCAGAAAAtttaatgggaaaaaagataaatacaTTAATCTTATCTAagtaatgaaaataaatttctaaTATTTATTGTTAATTTATACATGTTAGTAatggattattttttgaatttttcaatatatattttatgtaattattttttgtttatactCATCAATGCATGaatattttacttattatattttgtgcGCATCGAAGTAATAGCTTTTACATCCTAAAATTTAGTGCTTCAtgatattcttttatataaatttataattttatctgttttcaattgaaaaaattatgctggATGATATCCAATATAATGTTCTTCTCCACCCACTGAAAATGGATTAAATGATTCTGATGCATAATCAAATAATCCATTGTCTCCTCCGTTAAAATTTCTCATATTATTACTCCATCCAAATCTATTACGTAACATGTTTCCTAAGGGTGTAAACTTGTAT from Plasmodium vivax scf_4793 genomic scaffold, whole genome shotgun sequence includes:
- a CDS encoding variable surface protein Vir32, truncated, putative (encoded by transcript PVX_043690A) — its product is QLQRENTPPVTKAGNVLLGVVVTSMTSGALYKFTPLGNMLRNRFGWSNNMRNFNGGDNGLFDYASESFNPFSVGGEEHYIGYHPA